A stretch of the Gimesia chilikensis genome encodes the following:
- the glnT gene encoding type III glutamate--ammonia ligase: protein MSDREAIRSRMNTAGIEFLLAQFVDIHGSAKVKMVPYSGFDDMIDSGAGFAGAAVWGVGQGPSSHDMLARIDLATYTPLPWKENTARFAADLFVDGESYPFCPRTNLKRVLSEAKQKGYVFNVGMEPEHFLVTKNADGSLSPWNPDGVDSLAKPCYDFRSMAPAMDYLQELTTALNELGWGVYQTDHEDGNGQYEINFDYQDALTTADRITFFKMATSQIAKKYGAIATHMPKPFADRTGSGLHVHFHLADAETGDCLFDDAADKRGLGCSELAYHFIGGVLKHAPALCAVTSPTVNCYKRLQLGSGLYSSRSGYTWTPAFVSYGDNNRTQMIRTAGPGHFEDRTVSAGCNPYLALAAYLAAGLDGIENQIDPGEPNLGNLYEKTPAEILEQGIRILPQSLWEAIQELRQDTVIQGALGVIADEFIELKTQEWETYDRQVTQWEIDEYLTFF, encoded by the coding sequence ATGAGTGACCGTGAAGCAATCCGGAGCCGCATGAATACCGCCGGAATCGAATTTCTGCTCGCTCAGTTCGTCGACATACACGGTTCGGCTAAAGTGAAAATGGTCCCCTATTCCGGTTTCGATGACATGATCGACTCGGGGGCCGGGTTCGCGGGAGCTGCGGTCTGGGGCGTGGGACAGGGGCCGAGTTCGCATGACATGCTGGCCCGAATCGATCTCGCGACCTACACGCCGCTCCCCTGGAAAGAGAATACGGCCCGCTTCGCTGCGGACCTGTTCGTGGATGGGGAATCGTATCCATTTTGCCCGCGGACCAATCTGAAACGGGTCCTCTCCGAAGCGAAACAGAAAGGGTATGTGTTCAATGTGGGGATGGAACCGGAACACTTCCTGGTGACAAAGAACGCGGATGGCAGCCTGTCACCCTGGAACCCGGATGGCGTGGATTCGCTGGCCAAGCCCTGTTACGACTTCCGCTCGATGGCACCGGCGATGGATTATCTGCAGGAGTTGACCACGGCGTTGAATGAGCTGGGCTGGGGCGTGTATCAGACCGACCATGAAGATGGCAATGGTCAATATGAGATCAATTTCGATTACCAGGATGCGCTGACCACTGCGGATCGGATCACCTTTTTCAAAATGGCAACGTCGCAGATCGCCAAGAAATATGGTGCCATCGCTACGCACATGCCCAAACCGTTTGCGGATCGGACGGGCAGCGGATTGCACGTTCACTTTCACCTTGCGGATGCGGAAACGGGAGACTGCCTGTTTGATGACGCTGCCGACAAACGGGGGCTGGGCTGTTCGGAACTGGCGTATCACTTCATTGGCGGTGTGCTCAAGCATGCGCCGGCCCTGTGTGCCGTCACGAGTCCGACTGTGAACTGCTATAAACGGCTGCAACTCGGCTCCGGTCTCTATTCCAGCCGGAGCGGATATACGTGGACGCCGGCGTTTGTGTCATATGGAGATAATAACCGCACCCAGATGATTCGGACCGCGGGGCCCGGGCATTTTGAAGACCGGACGGTCTCGGCGGGATGCAACCCTTATCTCGCGCTGGCGGCTTACCTCGCAGCGGGCCTGGACGGAATTGAAAACCAGATCGATCCCGGCGAACCGAATCTGGGCAATCTCTATGAAAAGACGCCTGCGGAAATTCTGGAGCAGGGAATCAGGATTCTGCCTCAGTCTTTATGGGAGGCGATTCAGGAACTCCGGCAGGACACGGTCATTCAAGGAGCCCTGGGTGTGATCGCCGATGAGTTTATCGAACTGAAAACCCAGGAATGGGAAACCTATGATCGCCAGGTAACGCAGTGGGAGATTGATGAGTACCTGACGTTTTTCTGA
- a CDS encoding efflux RND transporter periplasmic adaptor subunit, translating into MKDLNSKKAVTAPAGALQIKQERRRWWIRLLVQPALFLLAGAILIAGLGVAQRMGFITAGGGGHSHGSTLSQLVKYICPMMCTPPQTEPGRCPVCAMELVPATSDSSKSDSRAVQIDPAARRIANIQTAQVSSRPLTQTINAVGELNYDEGNLKTLSAYIEGRIEHLYADFTGVEVKQGDKLAYVYSPQLYSAQVELLTARETVRGSKATTLAAVREANRKLYSSARQRLIESGMTEAQINTLESTGTANSRMYLYAPISGTVIEKQAIEGQYVKEGQVIYQLADLSSLWLMLELFPEDAARIRYGQKVEATVQSQPDRTFSGRVAFIDPQVDPQTRTVSVRIVMPNPDQSLRVGDYARAAISLPAGGKGNSGGIYDPELADCWICPRHPHVISHNSGTCSLSGLPLVPTSQYGYVSHTLAETDALAVPRDAVLMAGQHSVVYVETEPGRFEIRNVVLGPTCGDQIVILKGVAQGEQVAIRGNFLIDSQMQLAGNPSLIDPTRAEPLPDRKQSETILAALSQLPEQDRKLAEKQQICPVTMMSLGSMGAPAKVDVNGETVFICCEGCRESLLERPRKYLDIIRTAEATGASRDSGFESDLPPLEMPQMILPDDSLPPLEMPMELEPEPPEQKPVTGAAPRTASGTKQEARQ; encoded by the coding sequence ATGAAAGATTTAAACAGCAAAAAGGCTGTCACGGCTCCCGCAGGAGCTTTACAAATAAAACAGGAACGCCGCCGCTGGTGGATCCGCCTGCTGGTTCAGCCCGCCCTGTTCCTGCTCGCCGGAGCAATCCTGATCGCGGGTCTGGGTGTCGCCCAGCGGATGGGTTTCATTACCGCTGGTGGCGGAGGGCACAGTCATGGATCGACCCTCAGTCAGCTCGTCAAATATATTTGCCCGATGATGTGTACCCCACCCCAGACCGAACCGGGACGCTGTCCGGTCTGTGCCATGGAACTGGTGCCTGCTACCTCGGACTCATCGAAATCAGATTCCCGCGCGGTACAGATCGATCCGGCAGCCCGACGAATTGCCAACATTCAGACCGCACAGGTGAGCTCCCGTCCGTTAACACAGACAATCAATGCCGTCGGTGAACTCAACTACGATGAAGGAAATCTCAAGACGCTCTCAGCCTATATCGAAGGACGAATCGAACACCTCTATGCCGATTTTACCGGTGTGGAAGTGAAGCAGGGAGACAAGCTGGCCTACGTTTATTCGCCGCAGCTTTACTCTGCCCAGGTCGAGTTGTTAACCGCCCGGGAAACTGTCAGAGGCAGTAAAGCCACAACACTGGCTGCCGTCCGGGAAGCGAACCGCAAGTTATACAGCAGTGCCAGACAGCGACTGATCGAATCCGGGATGACCGAAGCCCAGATCAATACGCTGGAATCAACAGGAACCGCCAACAGTCGCATGTATCTCTATGCCCCCATCAGTGGCACCGTGATCGAGAAACAGGCCATCGAAGGGCAGTACGTCAAAGAGGGACAGGTGATTTATCAACTGGCTGATCTCTCGAGTCTCTGGTTGATGCTGGAACTGTTTCCCGAAGACGCTGCCCGCATCCGCTATGGTCAGAAAGTCGAGGCGACCGTACAGTCGCAGCCCGATCGAACTTTTTCCGGACGCGTTGCCTTTATCGATCCTCAGGTCGATCCCCAGACTCGAACTGTGAGTGTGCGGATCGTGATGCCGAATCCGGATCAGAGTCTGCGAGTTGGTGATTATGCCCGCGCAGCAATCTCTCTGCCCGCTGGGGGGAAAGGGAATTCGGGGGGCATCTATGATCCGGAACTGGCGGACTGCTGGATCTGTCCCCGACATCCGCACGTCATTTCCCACAATTCCGGAACGTGTTCCCTCTCGGGGCTACCGCTGGTTCCGACCTCTCAGTATGGTTACGTTTCGCATACACTGGCTGAGACAGATGCCCTCGCGGTTCCCCGTGATGCCGTCCTGATGGCCGGACAGCATAGTGTGGTCTATGTCGAAACCGAACCGGGACGATTTGAAATCCGTAATGTGGTCCTGGGCCCCACCTGTGGTGACCAGATTGTCATTCTGAAGGGTGTCGCACAGGGTGAGCAGGTGGCAATCCGGGGAAACTTCCTGATCGATTCACAGATGCAGCTGGCTGGGAACCCCTCACTCATCGATCCGACCAGGGCCGAACCGCTGCCGGACCGAAAACAGTCGGAAACGATTCTCGCTGCACTTTCTCAGCTACCGGAACAGGATCGAAAACTGGCAGAAAAACAGCAGATCTGCCCTGTCACAATGATGTCTCTGGGATCGATGGGAGCGCCCGCCAAAGTGGATGTGAATGGAGAAACTGTTTTCATCTGCTGCGAAGGATGCCGGGAGAGTCTGCTGGAACGTCCGCGAAAGTATCTCGATATCATCCGGACGGCGGAAGCGACCGGCGCAAGCAGAGACTCTGGTTTTGAAAGTGACCTGCCTCCGTTAGAAATGCCACAAATGATCTTACCGGATGACAGCCTGCCTCCCCTGGAAATGCCCATGGAGCTCGAACCCGAGCCCCCGGAACAGAAACCGGTAACGGGAGCCGCTCCCCGAACGGCTTCAGGTACAAAACAGGAGGCACGTCAATGA
- a CDS encoding efflux RND transporter permease subunit: MIRSILDFCIHQRLLILMLSVSLIGWGWYSAQNVPIDAIPDVGENQVIVLAEWAGRSPKDVEDQVTYPLSIALQAVPGSRSVRGKSMFGFSFVQVTFDDDVDFYWARSRVVEQLTTVTGSLPEGVVPALAPDATALGQIYYYVLEPPADMDLAELRSKQDFFIKYALQSVDGVAEVASIGGYVKQYQVEVDPDELRYHNIPLSQVIESVKASNIDVGAKTVETSGMEFIVRGKGFIGADKTEQETIEQINNTVITTTRGVPIRVSDVAQVQTGPAFRRGALDLNGQEAVGGVVVMRYGENPRKVIERVQAKIASLESELGGIKIQGIYDRSQLIDETVSTLTEALLQETVITIAVMVLFLLHVRASIIIAITLPMAVLMSFIAMKMFGVDANIMSLAGIAIAIGTMVDMGIIILENIYGSLADWEAEGAPGGPQQRLAVIRESAAEVIPAVITAVSTTIISFLPVFFLTGRDHRLFTPLAWTKSFALISSLIVAVVILPMLCRIFLRSTRISRWAQLAGAAGVACLTSSLCWFVWGDYIADGSTLTLFAATLFAAVAGFLLGWWVTSEKIRSMEENPASRFVRFLYAGRLKLALQHKLLMLSLPAAIVILGAGAWVGLPTVLRPVEKVVELLGADLNQVPGYVDAKHVFTGLKSDDWIALDEGSWFYMPSLYPAASFSQTMEILQAQDTLIKGIPEVEHVLGKIGRVESALDPAPAAMVETYVMLKPRSEWREGMTPRKIWDEINQVATLPGVTPASPLQPIEGRVVMLQSGIKASMAIRVYGDDLEGLSQASLAVAKHLKQNRYVNAGTVNPDIVMGKPYYEFEVDREEAARYGMTTTMVNQIVSAGLGGLDVTTTVEGRERYPIQVRFERSVRKDLKDLQKVSVVTRAGDIVPLERLADVTTTWGPGAINSEDARLVAHVAFSPSDVSGDLETVEQVMSDLRTARESGALTFPAGNFELQAVGSFQNQIEANRRLMWIIPTVLLVNLLIIYLGFQDFAISAIVFSGIPVAFAGGMIAVAWMGVDMNTAVWVGFIALFGIAVDDGVVMATYIQQTLKRQPVNDIVDLREAIYTAGLKRIRPCVMTTLTTIFALLPVLMSDGRGADVARAMALPVLGGMLIEPFTTFIVPAIYCAYLEFKLNAGLSVQAQHQNLPQAGSQNPQFDPAFSGPAS; encoded by the coding sequence ATGATTCGCAGCATTCTCGATTTCTGTATTCACCAGCGGCTCCTGATTCTGATGTTGTCTGTGTCACTCATCGGCTGGGGCTGGTATTCGGCTCAAAATGTACCCATTGATGCGATACCTGACGTGGGAGAAAATCAGGTGATTGTGCTCGCCGAATGGGCGGGACGCTCTCCCAAAGATGTGGAAGATCAGGTTACCTATCCGCTTTCCATTGCCCTGCAGGCGGTACCGGGTTCTCGCAGTGTCCGCGGTAAGAGCATGTTCGGTTTCAGTTTCGTCCAGGTAACGTTTGATGACGACGTCGATTTCTATTGGGCCCGCTCCCGCGTCGTAGAGCAACTCACGACCGTCACCGGGTCACTGCCGGAAGGGGTTGTGCCTGCACTCGCTCCCGACGCCACCGCGCTGGGACAGATTTACTACTACGTTCTCGAACCTCCAGCCGACATGGACCTCGCAGAACTCCGCTCGAAGCAGGATTTCTTTATCAAGTATGCTCTACAGTCAGTGGATGGCGTCGCCGAAGTCGCCTCCATCGGCGGTTATGTGAAACAATACCAGGTCGAAGTCGATCCGGATGAACTGCGTTATCACAACATTCCACTCAGCCAGGTGATCGAATCAGTTAAGGCTTCGAATATTGACGTTGGTGCCAAGACCGTCGAAACCAGCGGCATGGAATTCATCGTTCGCGGAAAAGGGTTTATCGGAGCCGACAAAACCGAACAGGAAACCATTGAGCAGATCAATAATACCGTGATCACGACGACCAGGGGCGTGCCGATTCGGGTCAGCGATGTGGCTCAGGTCCAGACTGGCCCTGCCTTCCGCCGCGGTGCCCTCGATTTGAACGGACAGGAAGCGGTGGGCGGCGTGGTCGTGATGCGCTATGGTGAAAATCCTCGTAAAGTCATTGAGCGGGTTCAGGCAAAAATCGCCTCGCTCGAATCGGAACTGGGAGGGATCAAGATTCAGGGGATCTATGATCGAAGCCAGTTGATAGATGAGACGGTATCCACACTCACCGAAGCGCTGCTTCAGGAAACGGTGATCACAATTGCCGTCATGGTCCTGTTTCTGTTACACGTTCGTGCCAGCATCATTATCGCCATCACCCTTCCGATGGCCGTGTTGATGTCCTTCATCGCCATGAAAATGTTCGGTGTCGATGCCAATATCATGTCACTGGCCGGGATTGCGATTGCGATCGGCACCATGGTCGACATGGGAATTATCATTCTGGAAAACATATACGGCAGCCTGGCGGACTGGGAAGCCGAGGGAGCGCCAGGTGGTCCACAACAACGTCTGGCCGTCATTCGCGAATCAGCAGCGGAAGTGATTCCGGCCGTCATTACCGCGGTCAGTACCACGATTATCAGTTTCCTCCCGGTCTTTTTTCTGACGGGCCGCGATCACAGGCTGTTTACTCCCCTGGCCTGGACCAAGTCATTTGCCCTGATTTCCAGTCTGATTGTCGCCGTGGTGATTCTGCCGATGCTCTGTCGGATTTTCCTGCGGAGCACACGGATTTCCCGCTGGGCACAACTGGCGGGCGCAGCCGGAGTGGCCTGCCTGACCTCCAGCCTCTGCTGGTTTGTCTGGGGAGACTACATCGCCGATGGATCCACGCTAACCCTGTTTGCTGCAACTCTCTTTGCTGCGGTCGCTGGTTTTCTACTGGGCTGGTGGGTCACCAGCGAAAAGATTCGCTCTATGGAAGAGAACCCCGCCAGTCGTTTCGTCCGGTTTCTTTACGCGGGCCGACTGAAGCTGGCCTTGCAGCATAAGCTGTTAATGCTCTCCCTGCCCGCTGCCATCGTCATTCTTGGCGCCGGTGCCTGGGTCGGTCTACCAACCGTATTAAGGCCGGTTGAAAAAGTTGTCGAGCTGCTTGGCGCAGATTTGAATCAGGTCCCCGGATATGTTGATGCCAAACATGTTTTCACAGGGCTCAAGTCGGACGACTGGATCGCACTGGATGAAGGGAGCTGGTTTTACATGCCCAGCCTCTATCCGGCAGCCAGCTTTTCGCAGACCATGGAGATCCTGCAGGCCCAGGACACGCTGATCAAAGGGATTCCGGAAGTAGAGCATGTACTGGGCAAAATCGGTCGCGTGGAATCAGCACTCGACCCGGCCCCTGCGGCGATGGTCGAAACCTATGTGATGCTCAAGCCTCGTTCCGAGTGGCGGGAAGGGATGACCCCGCGCAAGATCTGGGATGAAATCAATCAGGTCGCCACTCTTCCTGGGGTTACGCCTGCTTCTCCACTACAGCCTATTGAAGGACGCGTGGTCATGTTGCAGAGCGGGATCAAGGCCTCCATGGCGATCCGGGTTTATGGTGACGATCTGGAAGGCCTCTCCCAGGCTTCGCTGGCTGTCGCGAAACACCTGAAACAGAACCGCTATGTGAATGCGGGGACCGTCAATCCCGATATTGTGATGGGCAAACCTTACTATGAGTTCGAAGTCGATCGCGAAGAAGCCGCCCGCTACGGCATGACCACCACCATGGTGAATCAGATCGTCTCAGCCGGTCTGGGCGGACTCGATGTCACCACGACTGTAGAAGGTCGCGAACGCTACCCGATTCAGGTTCGCTTTGAACGCAGTGTCCGCAAGGATCTGAAGGACCTGCAGAAGGTATCGGTCGTTACCCGCGCGGGTGATATCGTGCCCCTCGAACGACTGGCGGATGTCACCACTACCTGGGGACCGGGGGCGATTAACAGTGAGGATGCCCGACTCGTCGCGCACGTTGCGTTTTCACCTTCAGACGTTTCGGGTGATCTGGAAACTGTAGAACAGGTGATGTCAGATCTGCGTACCGCTCGTGAGTCTGGAGCACTCACATTCCCCGCAGGAAACTTTGAACTGCAGGCCGTGGGCTCTTTTCAAAATCAGATTGAGGCCAACCGACGACTGATGTGGATCATTCCCACAGTGCTGCTGGTCAACCTGCTGATTATTTATCTCGGCTTCCAGGACTTCGCCATCTCTGCCATTGTCTTCTCCGGGATCCCCGTCGCTTTCGCCGGCGGGATGATTGCCGTTGCCTGGATGGGCGTAGATATGAATACCGCGGTCTGGGTTGGCTTCATCGCCCTGTTCGGTATCGCGGTTGACGATGGCGTGGTGATGGCCACTTATATTCAGCAGACACTGAAACGTCAGCCGGTGAATGACATCGTTGATCTGCGAGAAGCGATCTACACCGCCGGTCTCAAACGCATTCGCCCCTGTGTGATGACAACCCTGACCACGATCTTCGCCCTGCTGCCGGTACTGATGTCCGATGGACGAGGGGCAGACGTGGCCCGGGCCATGGCACTTCCGGTTCTGGGGGGAATGCTGATCGAACCCTTCACCACATTTATCGTTCCCGCCATTTATTGTGCGTATCTCGAATTCAAATTGAATGCGGGTCTGTCCGTTCAGGCCCAACACCAGAACCTGCCTCAAGCTGGATCACAGAATCCTCAATTTGATCCGGCTTTTAGCGGTCCCGCTTCCTGA
- the tal gene encoding transaldolase — translation MSATKQLHDLGQSLWIDNITRDMLKEGTLQQYIEELSLTGLTSNPTIFQKAIKSSKLYDDSILELRNQGREGEQLFFELALQDIQEAADFFRPVWERTAGVDGWVSLEVSPTLAYDTAGTIASAQDLHERAGRSNVLIKIPGTTEGLPAIEESIFAGIPVNVTLLFSPEHYVAAAEAYLRGIERRIEAGLNPVVGSVASLFISRWDRAVVDQVPENLHNRLGIAIGQQCYKAYKELMNSPRWQRIFNCGAQMQRLLWASTGAKDPNASDVLYITSLASPFTVNTMPEETLHAFADHGETGELLADDGGESGSLLGEFTSAGVDCDALAAKLQKDGAESFVDSWNDLLEQLASKSASLTS, via the coding sequence ATGTCAGCCACTAAACAACTTCATGATCTGGGACAAAGTCTCTGGATTGATAATATCACCCGGGACATGCTGAAAGAGGGCACGCTCCAGCAGTACATCGAAGAGCTTTCACTCACAGGCCTGACCTCCAATCCGACGATCTTCCAGAAAGCCATCAAGAGCAGCAAGCTCTACGACGATTCTATTCTCGAACTGCGCAACCAGGGACGGGAAGGCGAACAGCTCTTCTTCGAACTGGCACTGCAGGATATCCAGGAAGCCGCCGATTTCTTTCGGCCGGTCTGGGAGCGCACCGCGGGGGTCGACGGCTGGGTCTCACTCGAAGTCTCACCCACCCTCGCCTACGATACCGCAGGCACGATCGCTTCTGCCCAGGATCTGCATGAACGTGCGGGGCGGTCCAATGTCCTTATCAAAATTCCGGGGACGACAGAAGGTCTGCCCGCGATTGAAGAATCGATCTTCGCCGGCATTCCCGTGAATGTGACGCTGCTCTTTTCTCCCGAACACTACGTGGCTGCCGCGGAAGCCTACCTGCGTGGCATTGAACGCCGTATCGAAGCGGGCCTGAATCCCGTCGTGGGATCGGTCGCTTCCCTGTTTATCAGTCGCTGGGACCGCGCTGTCGTTGATCAGGTTCCCGAAAACCTGCATAACCGCCTGGGAATTGCCATCGGTCAGCAGTGTTACAAAGCCTACAAAGAGCTGATGAATTCTCCCCGCTGGCAGCGGATCTTCAACTGTGGTGCGCAGATGCAGCGTCTGCTCTGGGCCAGTACCGGTGCGAAAGATCCCAACGCTTCTGACGTTCTTTACATCACATCACTGGCCTCCCCCTTCACAGTGAATACGATGCCCGAAGAAACACTGCACGCGTTTGCCGATCACGGCGAGACCGGAGAACTGCTGGCAGACGACGGCGGCGAAAGTGGCTCCCTGTTAGGTGAGTTCACCAGCGCAGGCGTCGACTGCGATGCCCTTGCCGCAAAACTGCAGAAAGATGGTGCAGAGTCGTTCGTCGATTCCTGGAACGATCTGCTCGAACAGCTGGCTTCCAAAAGTGCTTCGCTGACCAGCTGA
- a CDS encoding cation diffusion facilitator family transporter, producing MTQATEHEPAGEDHASHSHGLTHSDSLRGVSSSRLIWAIVLNQLLTVGQVVAGIYSGSVALLSDAAHNFNDANALLIAYIARRISQKEANERFTFGYRRAEMIGALINLTLLAIVGLYLVYEGISRFFEPEHVMGSVMAYTAILALVVDVGSALLLWSMSKGSLNVRAAFFHNIVDALGSIAVLVGAAAIIWFGWNWVDPLITVLISGYILWEVYKMLPQAMRMLMEGTPADFDIPALVERVEAHADIEEIHHLHLWELDEEHTALEAHVVIRKENAEKMETIKQQIKELLVHEFQIEHSTLEFEFADAAENQCHDTRVIPEH from the coding sequence ATGACTCAAGCAACAGAACACGAACCTGCCGGCGAGGACCACGCCAGTCACTCTCATGGCCTGACACATTCAGATTCTCTGAGGGGTGTAAGTAGCTCGCGGCTGATCTGGGCCATCGTCCTGAATCAGTTACTGACGGTCGGGCAGGTGGTCGCGGGAATTTATTCGGGCAGTGTGGCACTGCTGTCTGATGCAGCGCACAATTTCAACGATGCCAACGCACTGTTGATTGCCTACATTGCGCGACGGATTTCCCAGAAGGAAGCCAACGAACGGTTCACCTTTGGTTATCGCCGGGCTGAGATGATTGGTGCCCTGATCAACCTGACGCTGCTGGCGATCGTAGGTCTGTACCTTGTTTATGAAGGGATCTCCCGTTTTTTTGAACCGGAACATGTGATGGGTTCGGTGATGGCGTATACCGCGATTCTAGCCCTGGTCGTCGACGTCGGATCGGCACTACTGTTGTGGTCGATGAGCAAGGGATCTTTAAATGTCCGAGCCGCATTTTTCCATAACATTGTCGACGCGTTAGGCAGTATCGCAGTTCTGGTCGGTGCAGCGGCGATTATCTGGTTCGGCTGGAACTGGGTCGACCCGCTGATTACCGTGCTGATCTCGGGTTATATTCTCTGGGAGGTCTATAAGATGCTCCCGCAGGCGATGCGGATGCTGATGGAAGGAACCCCCGCTGACTTCGATATTCCAGCTCTGGTCGAACGCGTCGAAGCGCATGCCGACATCGAAGAAATCCACCATCTGCACCTGTGGGAACTGGATGAAGAGCACACAGCGCTGGAGGCACACGTGGTCATCCGAAAAGAGAATGCAGAGAAAATGGAGACCATCAAACAGCAGATCAAGGAATTGCTGGTACACGAATTTCAGATTGAACACTCGACACTGGAATTCGAATTCGCTGACGCAGCAGAAAACCAGTGCCACGATACGCGGGTGATTCCCGAGCACTGA
- the malQ gene encoding 4-alpha-glucanotransferase: protein MTADDEITDHASRVLQKRGAGLLLHATSLPGPYGIGDLGAAARDWIDLLARAGQSWWQMLPLSAIGYGDSPYQPVSSFAGNWLLISPADLLAVGLVHENELAVPDFAADYVDYPAVRAFKQRLLQTVYANFDPRASEELRQHYARFLEQEQHWLEEYTLFQALSDRYEGASYLTWPAELLHREEAALAEARRQLTPEIEQIRLAQFLVYSQAERLKEYAHEQGIQLIGDLPFFVSPDSCDAWANPELFLLDEQLRPKFVAGVPPDYFSAEGQLWGNPVFDWEALRETGYQWNINRIRALLQHVDLIRLDHFRGFAAAWHVPAGAPSALSGEWVTGPGSDFFNVVQRELGSLPFIAEDLGVITDDVNELRDRFQLPGTRVLQFAFDGDPANPYLPQNFNQNSVVYTGTHDNNTTRGWFRSLSAEERLPIYQLLQRADISETEIAPLFLEQAWSSVAMLSIAPLQDLLNLGEEARMNTPGSCEGNWRWRCTTDLLSESAFQSLQKLTTMEKR, encoded by the coding sequence ATGACCGCCGATGATGAGATAACAGACCATGCTTCCCGCGTACTGCAGAAACGCGGTGCCGGCCTGCTGCTGCATGCGACATCCTTACCCGGTCCATATGGCATCGGCGATCTGGGAGCCGCGGCCCGTGACTGGATCGACCTGCTCGCCCGGGCGGGACAGTCCTGGTGGCAGATGCTACCCCTCTCGGCGATCGGCTACGGAGATTCTCCCTACCAGCCCGTCTCCTCTTTCGCCGGCAACTGGCTGTTGATCAGCCCCGCAGATCTCCTCGCGGTGGGGTTAGTTCATGAGAATGAACTAGCGGTTCCCGATTTCGCAGCCGACTACGTCGACTATCCGGCAGTCAGAGCATTCAAACAGCGGTTGCTGCAGACCGTCTACGCCAACTTTGATCCCAGGGCCAGTGAAGAACTCCGCCAGCACTATGCACGGTTCCTGGAGCAGGAACAGCACTGGCTGGAAGAATACACTCTGTTCCAGGCCCTCTCAGATCGCTATGAGGGAGCCAGTTATCTCACCTGGCCTGCAGAACTGCTCCACCGGGAAGAGGCTGCCCTGGCTGAAGCACGTCGACAACTGACCCCGGAAATCGAACAGATCCGCCTGGCTCAGTTTCTGGTGTACAGTCAGGCGGAGCGACTCAAAGAGTATGCACACGAGCAGGGAATTCAGCTTATCGGCGATCTCCCCTTTTTTGTCTCTCCCGATTCCTGTGACGCCTGGGCGAACCCGGAACTGTTCCTGCTGGATGAACAGCTCAGGCCGAAGTTCGTCGCCGGCGTCCCTCCTGATTACTTCAGTGCCGAGGGACAACTCTGGGGTAATCCAGTTTTTGACTGGGAGGCACTCCGTGAGACCGGCTATCAGTGGAATATCAATCGCATCCGCGCACTTCTGCAGCACGTGGACCTCATCCGTCTCGATCATTTCCGGGGCTTCGCTGCCGCCTGGCACGTCCCCGCTGGCGCGCCCAGTGCACTTTCTGGGGAATGGGTGACCGGACCGGGCAGTGACTTCTTTAATGTCGTACAGAGGGAACTGGGCTCACTCCCCTTTATTGCTGAGGATCTGGGAGTCATCACCGACGACGTCAACGAACTCCGCGACCGCTTCCAACTGCCGGGGACCAGGGTTCTGCAGTTCGCCTTCGACGGAGATCCCGCGAATCCTTACCTGCCTCAGAATTTCAATCAGAATTCCGTTGTCTATACGGGCACGCACGATAATAACACCACGCGTGGCTGGTTCCGCAGCCTGTCTGCTGAGGAACGTCTGCCGATATATCAGCTTCTGCAACGTGCGGATATATCCGAGACAGAAATCGCACCACTCTTCCTGGAACAGGCCTGGTCCTCCGTGGCGATGTTGTCGATCGCTCCCCTGCAGGATCTGCTGAATCTGGGCGAGGAAGCCCGGATGAATACGCCTGGATCATGCGAGGGAAACTGGCGCTGGCGATGCACAACGGACCTGTTATCGGAGTCAGCCTTTCAATCGCTACAGAAATTGACGACAATGGAAAAACGATAA